The following are from one region of the Sandaracinus amylolyticus genome:
- a CDS encoding ATP-binding protein yields the protein MARSAWFEIAEEGWARLSAARPLGRLLLEAVQNAFDADAANVAIEVERDRVVIEDDARAGIADERLVYTLFLSDKPRDPTRRGRMGRGLKELLAAAERARVETIGTTIVFDGEGRRTETNTRESGTRLELFRVIGDEEREAALDLLRLSIPPRGTSLRVAGRLVRRPRSVLALADCELETVVIDEGVERAAMRPTRVAIYTPRRGEAPSLFEMGVPVQPWNVPWHVDVAQRVPLGEGRDAAPERFVLALKATLLEAMVHSYLDRRDLRADWVQDVIARWPVKAGLLDAYVSKVFPRGSVLGGTSRANDRAKQLGAHIVDARTISHGAWLALARVLETSDDYVRRRSSEFGGDEVEPDETQRRFAEAVRWLARRVAGSVVRVRFFARDPSDAGLLEDAVTDVDARAISFNVKGPLRFDDVLDPGTIGVVLHELAHLASVEHDHRFIDRLQLLAGMLAKLLAEGGPELARALRRGDPER from the coding sequence ATGGCGCGCAGCGCGTGGTTCGAGATCGCCGAGGAGGGATGGGCGCGGCTCAGCGCGGCGCGCCCGCTGGGGCGGCTCTTGCTCGAGGCGGTGCAGAACGCGTTCGACGCCGACGCCGCGAACGTCGCGATCGAGGTCGAGCGCGACCGCGTGGTGATCGAGGACGACGCACGCGCCGGGATCGCCGACGAGCGCCTCGTCTACACGCTGTTCCTCTCCGACAAGCCGCGGGACCCGACGCGCCGCGGGCGCATGGGACGCGGCCTCAAGGAGCTGCTCGCGGCGGCGGAGCGCGCGCGGGTCGAGACGATCGGCACGACGATCGTCTTCGACGGCGAGGGGCGTCGCACCGAGACGAACACGAGGGAGAGCGGCACGCGGCTCGAGCTCTTCCGCGTGATCGGCGACGAGGAGCGCGAGGCCGCGCTCGATCTGCTGCGCCTCTCGATCCCGCCGCGCGGCACCAGCCTGCGAGTCGCGGGGCGCCTGGTGCGGCGGCCGCGCAGCGTGCTCGCGCTCGCCGACTGCGAGCTCGAGACGGTGGTGATCGACGAGGGCGTGGAGCGCGCGGCGATGCGCCCGACGCGCGTCGCGATCTACACCCCGAGGCGCGGCGAGGCCCCGAGCCTCTTCGAGATGGGCGTGCCGGTGCAGCCGTGGAACGTGCCGTGGCACGTCGACGTCGCGCAGCGCGTCCCGCTCGGCGAAGGACGCGACGCGGCCCCCGAGCGCTTCGTGCTCGCGCTCAAGGCGACGTTGCTCGAGGCGATGGTGCACAGCTACCTCGATCGCCGCGATCTGCGCGCCGACTGGGTGCAGGACGTGATCGCGCGATGGCCGGTGAAGGCGGGCCTGCTCGACGCGTACGTGAGCAAGGTGTTCCCGCGCGGCAGCGTGCTCGGCGGCACCTCGCGCGCGAACGATCGCGCCAAGCAGCTCGGCGCGCACATCGTCGACGCGCGCACGATCTCGCACGGCGCGTGGCTCGCCCTCGCGCGCGTGCTCGAGACGAGCGACGACTACGTGCGCCGCCGATCGAGCGAGTTCGGCGGCGACGAGGTCGAGCCCGACGAGACCCAACGTCGCTTCGCCGAGGCGGTGCGCTGGCTCGCGCGGCGCGTCGCGGGGAGCGTGGTCCGGGTGCGCTTCTTCGCGCGCGATCCCAGCGACGCGGGCTTGCTCGAGGACGCGGTGACCGACGTCGACGCGCGCGCGATCTCGTTCAACGTGAAGGGCCCGCTGCGCTTCGACGACGTGCTCGATCCCGGCACGATCGGCGTGGTGCTGCACGAGCTCGCGCACCTCGCGTCGGTGGAGCACGACCATCGCTTCATCGATCGCCTGCAGCTGCTCGCGGGCATGCTCGCGAAGCTGCTCGCCGAGGGCGGCCCCGAGCTCGCGCGCGCGCTCAGGCGCGGCGATCCCGAGCGCTGA
- a CDS encoding right-handed parallel beta-helix repeat-containing protein has translation MTASKWSTALAVLMVSAIDPGAAAAQASCSAPDACFIDGACHTGRVCCDSQPWYDAWIVREFLAPTADDTVDMMCDVEFEYVEALAAHRGLSFDGPVLKSFVFAGSQDSNLTLDCGDDPTHPIGALGNQVIINVDTVRTPLTPTCGAAWDGVEAQVWDRPEGVTIRNCTLYGRIRIRGMIHAVKEGGTQCDVLESSRRQGHVDRIRAAAPTRTTIENVTFRGEGMIPLYVNPGVTYTQVIGSHFYGSSGDVAIYLDAESSHNVIRDSVIDTATGNGREQIAIDGSSYNHIHDNWIGDLQRGGIFVYRNCGEDGMVRISEPSHNVIVWNIFPYLHSDTDDPAVYLGGRHDDWDTDNYCNEDEGVALWGSSIDDRQFARHNIVAYNQVWNRSPTEMIRAWNDASNTPNYVYANSTCDCDFTTMSCGLICQPPLAPALIVATVL, from the coding sequence ATGACAGCGTCGAAGTGGTCCACAGCGCTCGCCGTTTTGATGGTGTCCGCGATCGATCCAGGAGCTGCCGCGGCGCAGGCGTCGTGCAGTGCGCCGGACGCATGCTTCATCGACGGCGCGTGCCACACCGGCCGGGTGTGCTGCGACAGTCAGCCTTGGTACGACGCCTGGATCGTGCGCGAGTTCCTGGCTCCGACGGCGGACGACACCGTGGACATGATGTGCGACGTCGAGTTCGAGTACGTCGAGGCGCTCGCGGCCCATCGCGGGCTCTCGTTCGACGGCCCCGTGCTGAAGTCGTTCGTGTTCGCCGGCTCGCAGGACTCGAATCTGACGCTCGATTGCGGCGACGATCCGACGCACCCCATCGGCGCGCTCGGAAATCAGGTGATCATCAACGTCGACACGGTGCGGACCCCGCTCACGCCGACGTGTGGCGCGGCTTGGGATGGCGTCGAAGCGCAGGTCTGGGATCGCCCCGAGGGAGTCACGATCCGCAACTGCACGCTCTACGGTCGGATCCGGATCCGCGGCATGATTCACGCCGTGAAGGAAGGTGGCACTCAGTGCGACGTGCTCGAGTCCTCACGCCGACAGGGCCACGTCGATCGCATCCGCGCCGCAGCGCCGACACGCACGACCATCGAGAACGTCACGTTCCGTGGCGAGGGCATGATTCCCCTCTACGTCAATCCCGGAGTCACGTACACGCAGGTGATCGGCTCGCATTTCTACGGCAGCTCTGGGGACGTCGCGATCTATCTGGACGCGGAGTCGTCGCACAACGTGATCCGCGACTCGGTGATCGACACGGCGACCGGCAACGGCCGTGAGCAGATCGCGATCGATGGCTCTTCGTACAACCACATCCACGACAACTGGATCGGTGACCTGCAGCGGGGTGGGATCTTCGTCTATCGGAACTGCGGGGAAGACGGGATGGTTCGGATCTCCGAGCCGAGCCACAACGTCATCGTGTGGAACATCTTTCCTTATCTGCACTCCGACACCGATGATCCCGCCGTCTACCTCGGTGGCCGCCACGATGACTGGGATACGGACAACTACTGCAACGAAGACGAGGGTGTCGCGCTCTGGGGCAGCTCGATCGATGATCGCCAGTTCGCCCGCCACAACATCGTTGCGTACAACCAGGTCTGGAATCGAAGTCCGACCGAGATGATCCGGGCGTGGAACGACGCATCGAACACGCCGAACTACGTGTATGCGAACTCGACGTGTGATTGCGACTTCACGACGATGTCGTGCGGTCTGATCTGTCAGCCGCCGCTCGCGCCTGCGCTCATCGTCGCGACGGTGCTCTGA
- a CDS encoding serine/threonine-protein kinase, which translates to MNAAGAPEWLGPYRLVERLGQGGMAVVYRAERTGDAGFKKKVAIKRMLPQYRRDPSLLERFAAEARTNARLDHPNLVQVLDFGIDPEPYLVLEFVEGVTLGAVMQRLAERNEMLDIAAVAYIGAEAASGLDHAHRKKGDDGTPLGIVHRDVSPQNVLLSNEGTVKVSDFGLVKAADNVLKTQSGVTIGKMSYMAPEQAQGVDVDARADVFALGVTIWEMLTIRSLIPPDDPQVAANLLRSGDFPPPSRFNPEVPPRLEKIVMQCLAIDPAVRTPSAQQLAQDLRELLHERAAGYGRQQLARFLQWLFPEKGWELPEPERPPAQPSADERASFVPPTPVALAVARAEADAAAMPIEVAPPPPTSPAAPSGSLPIVGGSSASHARVKAPLSALALSAMVGASAVIVLLAIAGVGWLVVRHASRSLPPEPASTAPPLQPLGAGVTIESPTPGVRLFLGPRELGAPPLRLTPEQLTGEPLVALAPRHQPLVIRAERLVELTRIVGRVHTIDLEPSQRPDWMVYVRYDGQGTAHLPEGDELGPVPGVVRVRTRRDLPTPEAIVIFDESGDHATSVSLEGCEADKVCVLYPPSGS; encoded by the coding sequence GTGAACGCGGCGGGCGCGCCCGAATGGCTCGGACCCTATCGCCTCGTCGAGCGACTGGGGCAGGGCGGCATGGCCGTCGTGTACCGCGCCGAACGAACGGGCGACGCCGGCTTCAAGAAGAAGGTCGCGATCAAGCGGATGCTGCCGCAGTACCGGCGCGATCCCTCGCTGCTCGAGCGCTTCGCCGCGGAGGCGCGCACCAACGCGCGGCTCGATCATCCGAACCTCGTGCAGGTGCTCGACTTCGGGATCGATCCCGAGCCCTACCTCGTGCTCGAGTTCGTCGAGGGCGTGACCCTCGGCGCGGTGATGCAGCGCCTCGCCGAGCGCAACGAGATGCTCGACATCGCGGCGGTCGCGTACATCGGCGCGGAGGCCGCGAGCGGGCTCGATCACGCGCACCGCAAGAAGGGCGACGACGGCACGCCGCTCGGCATCGTGCATCGCGACGTGAGCCCGCAGAACGTGCTGCTCAGCAACGAAGGCACGGTGAAGGTCAGCGACTTCGGGCTCGTGAAGGCCGCCGACAACGTGCTCAAGACGCAGAGCGGCGTGACGATCGGGAAGATGAGCTACATGGCGCCCGAGCAGGCGCAGGGGGTCGACGTCGACGCGCGCGCCGACGTGTTCGCGCTGGGCGTGACGATCTGGGAGATGCTCACGATCCGCTCGCTGATCCCCCCCGACGATCCCCAGGTCGCGGCGAACCTGCTGCGCAGCGGCGACTTCCCGCCGCCCTCGCGGTTCAACCCCGAGGTCCCGCCGCGTCTCGAGAAGATCGTGATGCAGTGCCTCGCGATCGACCCCGCGGTGCGCACTCCGTCGGCGCAGCAGCTCGCGCAGGATCTCCGCGAGCTCTTGCACGAGCGCGCGGCGGGCTACGGACGACAGCAGCTCGCGCGCTTCCTCCAGTGGCTCTTCCCGGAGAAGGGCTGGGAGCTGCCCGAGCCCGAGCGTCCTCCTGCACAACCCTCGGCCGACGAGCGCGCGAGCTTCGTGCCGCCTACGCCGGTCGCGCTCGCGGTCGCGCGCGCCGAGGCCGATGCCGCGGCGATGCCCATCGAGGTCGCGCCTCCTCCTCCGACGTCGCCCGCCGCGCCGAGCGGCTCGCTGCCGATCGTCGGCGGGAGCTCCGCGTCGCACGCCCGCGTGAAGGCACCGCTCTCCGCGCTCGCGCTCTCGGCGATGGTCGGCGCGTCCGCGGTGATCGTCCTGCTCGCGATCGCCGGCGTGGGCTGGCTCGTGGTGCGTCACGCGAGCCGATCGCTCCCGCCCGAGCCCGCGAGCACCGCGCCTCCGCTGCAGCCGCTCGGCGCGGGCGTCACGATCGAGTCCCCGACGCCCGGCGTGCGCCTGTTCCTCGGACCGCGCGAGCTCGGTGCGCCGCCGCTGCGCCTCACGCCCGAGCAGCTCACGGGCGAACCGCTCGTCGCGCTCGCGCCGCGCCATCAGCCGCTGGTCATCCGCGCCGAGCGGTTGGTCGAGCTCACGCGCATCGTCGGTCGTGTGCACACGATCGATCTCGAGCCCTCGCAGCGTCCCGACTGGATGGTCTACGTGCGCTACGACGGACAGGGCACCGCACACCTGCCCGAGGGCGACGAGCTCGGCCCGGTGCCCGGCGTGGTGCGGGTGCGGACGCGGCGCGATCTCCCGACGCCCGAGGCGATCGTGATCTTCGACGAGAGCGGTGATCACGCGACGTCGGTCTCGCTCGAGGGGTGCGAGGCCGACAAGGTCTGCGTGCTCTATCCGCCCTCGGGCTCCTGA
- the tadA gene encoding tRNA adenosine(34) deaminase TadA, producing MSDSGDVIPCSDVDASFMREAIAEARLAEAKGEVPVGCVIVIDGTVVGRGHNLRETTQDPTAHAEMIALRQAATTIGSWRLEHATAYVTLEPCPMCAGALVNARVARVVYGADDPKAGATTTLYTIGSDPRLNHRFVLVPQVLGGECGALLTDFFGRIRAARRAARAGTTPDVPPPPPKPQRDQEPEGG from the coding sequence ATGAGCGACTCCGGCGACGTGATTCCGTGCTCCGACGTCGATGCCTCGTTCATGCGCGAGGCGATCGCCGAGGCACGTCTCGCCGAAGCGAAGGGCGAGGTCCCGGTCGGCTGCGTGATCGTGATCGACGGCACGGTCGTCGGGCGCGGGCACAACCTGCGCGAGACCACGCAGGACCCGACTGCCCACGCCGAGATGATCGCGCTGCGCCAGGCCGCGACGACGATCGGGAGCTGGCGCCTCGAGCACGCGACCGCGTACGTGACGCTCGAGCCCTGCCCGATGTGCGCCGGCGCGCTCGTGAACGCGCGCGTGGCGCGCGTGGTCTATGGCGCCGACGATCCGAAGGCGGGCGCGACCACGACGCTCTACACGATCGGCAGCGATCCCCGGCTGAACCACCGCTTCGTGCTCGTGCCGCAGGTGCTCGGCGGCGAGTGCGGCGCGCTGCTCACCGACTTCTTCGGCCGCATCCGTGCGGCCCGCCGCGCCGCGCGCGCCGGGACGACGCCCGACGTGCCGCCCCCGCCTCCGAAGCCGCAGCGCGATCAGGAGCCCGAGGGCGGATAG
- a CDS encoding NAD-dependent epimerase/dehydratase family protein: MSAPTSACYDGAVKVVLTGATGFIGGAIARRLLDRGDELTVLVRDASAASALAARGATVTVGSLLDPNAIARASRGADVLVHAAGIPSPRASARALRWTLVAGTENVLSAARHAGLERVVTISSADVTLANVDRVHWDEKRDLAQLPIGERARALRLAEEIALSTSDAELAVTAIRPGWVWGPGDLSTLPELVREARSGGIRMFGDGRNLVATTYVETLADAVIAAARAPGAPGQVYYVGDPEFLELREFLQVLSRTLTLPGPRSGPPFALAYPLAVVRAGRGGATLPEEILRRARSTLFDVQKAIAELDFRATITVDEGMKRLATWVSELGGLEAMLAQARPLPDDATLEREASAAGA; encoded by the coding sequence TTGTCCGCGCCGACCTCGGCCTGCTACGACGGCGCGGTGAAGGTCGTCCTCACCGGGGCCACCGGGTTCATCGGCGGCGCGATCGCGCGCCGGCTCCTCGATCGCGGTGACGAGCTGACCGTCCTCGTGCGCGACGCGTCGGCGGCATCGGCGCTCGCGGCACGCGGCGCGACCGTGACGGTCGGCTCGCTCCTCGATCCCAACGCGATCGCCCGCGCGTCGCGCGGCGCCGACGTGCTGGTGCACGCGGCGGGCATCCCTTCGCCGCGGGCCTCGGCGCGCGCGCTGCGATGGACGCTGGTCGCGGGGACCGAGAACGTGCTCTCGGCCGCGCGTCACGCCGGTCTCGAGCGTGTGGTCACCATCTCGAGCGCCGACGTGACGCTCGCGAACGTCGACCGCGTGCACTGGGACGAGAAGCGCGATCTCGCGCAGCTTCCGATCGGAGAGCGGGCGCGCGCGCTGCGCCTCGCGGAGGAGATCGCGCTGAGCACGAGCGACGCCGAGCTCGCCGTGACCGCGATCCGCCCCGGGTGGGTGTGGGGCCCCGGTGATCTCTCGACGCTCCCCGAGCTGGTGCGTGAAGCCCGCAGCGGCGGGATCCGCATGTTCGGTGATGGTCGCAACCTCGTGGCCACGACCTACGTCGAGACGCTCGCCGACGCGGTGATCGCCGCGGCGCGCGCGCCCGGTGCGCCCGGGCAGGTGTACTACGTGGGAGACCCGGAGTTCCTCGAGCTGCGCGAGTTCCTGCAGGTCCTGTCGCGCACGCTCACGTTGCCGGGGCCGCGCTCGGGGCCGCCCTTCGCGCTGGCGTATCCGCTCGCGGTGGTGCGTGCCGGGCGCGGCGGCGCGACGTTGCCCGAGGAGATCCTGCGACGTGCGCGCAGCACGCTCTTCGACGTGCAGAAGGCGATCGCGGAGCTCGACTTCCGCGCGACCATCACGGTGGACGAGGGGATGAAGCGCCTCGCGACGTGGGTGAGCGAGCTCGGCGGGCTCGAGGCGATGCTCGCGCAGGCGAGGCCGCTCCCCGACGACGCGACGCTCGAGCGCGAGGCGAGCGCGGCGGGCGCGTGA
- a CDS encoding tetratricopeptide repeat protein, with protein sequence MDRRRRGTLLASALIAAACALAPPTRASAQPPQGTGGGESMSQATTTEGDMNDERARGAFRLGRQYYEQGRFAEAASEFERAYGLSGRGQLLFNAYLAYRDARDDENAIRTLRGYLAQVEEIPDRALLEARLAALERGLAERRESDARAAAETEEARRQAEEARRQAEEAGRPRYREVPGETWPWIVMGSGGALVVAGIVTGAVALSERSALDDECPLQLCPAGSDVEGRQSTIEALAITTDVLLVTGTAAAVAGLVLGLVLGPRTEAIETPPVSAACTGEGCFVAVRGDF encoded by the coding sequence TTGGATCGACGACGACGCGGGACCCTGCTGGCGAGCGCACTGATCGCTGCGGCGTGCGCGCTCGCGCCGCCGACGCGTGCGTCGGCGCAACCACCGCAGGGCACGGGGGGCGGCGAGTCGATGTCGCAGGCGACGACGACCGAGGGCGACATGAACGACGAGCGCGCGCGCGGCGCGTTCCGGCTGGGTCGCCAGTACTACGAGCAGGGCCGCTTCGCGGAGGCGGCGAGCGAGTTCGAGCGCGCGTACGGGCTCTCGGGGCGCGGGCAGCTGCTCTTCAACGCGTACCTCGCGTACCGCGACGCGCGCGACGACGAGAACGCCATCCGCACGCTGCGCGGATACCTCGCGCAGGTCGAGGAGATCCCCGATCGCGCGCTGCTCGAGGCACGCCTCGCAGCGCTCGAGCGCGGGCTCGCGGAGCGTCGCGAGTCCGACGCACGCGCGGCGGCGGAGACCGAAGAGGCGCGACGTCAGGCCGAAGAAGCGCGGCGTCAGGCCGAAGAGGCGGGGCGGCCGCGTTATCGCGAGGTCCCCGGCGAGACGTGGCCGTGGATCGTGATGGGCAGCGGCGGTGCGCTGGTCGTCGCGGGCATCGTCACCGGCGCGGTCGCGCTGAGCGAGCGCAGCGCGCTCGACGACGAGTGCCCGCTGCAGCTCTGCCCGGCGGGCAGCGACGTCGAGGGACGACAGAGCACGATCGAGGCGCTCGCGATCACCACCGACGTGCTGCTGGTGACCGGCACCGCGGCCGCGGTCGCGGGGCTCGTGCTCGGACTGGTGCTCGGGCCGCGCACCGAGGCGATCGAGACGCCGCCGGTGAGCGCGGCGTGCACCGGCGAGGGCTGCTTCGTCGCGGTGCGAGGGGATTTCTGA
- the recA gene encoding recombinase RecA codes for MTSMKEKLKAVQQAVSAIEKQFGKGAIMALGEPRNIEPVAVISTGAPSLDAALGCGGYPRGRVIEVYGPEASGKTTLTLHAIAECQRAGGIAAFVDAEHALDLRYAAQLGVQTENLLVSQPDNGEQALEIAETLVRSGAVDLVVVDSVAALVPKAEIEGEMGDQHVGLQARLMSQALRKLTGITHRTGATIMFINQLRMKIGVTFGSPETTTGGNALKYYASVRLDVRRIGQVKVGEDITGHRTKVKVVKNKLAPPFQVAEFDIRYGVGIDATADLLDLAVTHGLVEKNGAYFSFGGQSLGQGREKARIALCEDAALRATIANAVHAALAGAPKGAGTPDLEEAVA; via the coding sequence ATGACGTCGATGAAGGAGAAGCTGAAGGCGGTGCAGCAGGCGGTCAGCGCCATCGAGAAGCAGTTCGGCAAGGGCGCGATCATGGCGCTCGGCGAGCCGCGCAACATCGAGCCGGTCGCGGTGATCTCGACCGGTGCGCCATCGCTGGACGCGGCGCTCGGTTGTGGTGGGTATCCGCGCGGTCGTGTGATCGAGGTCTACGGTCCCGAGGCGAGCGGCAAGACCACGCTCACGCTGCACGCGATCGCCGAGTGCCAGCGCGCGGGCGGCATCGCGGCGTTCGTCGATGCCGAGCACGCGCTCGATCTGCGCTACGCGGCGCAGCTCGGCGTGCAGACCGAGAACCTGCTCGTGTCGCAGCCCGACAACGGCGAGCAGGCGCTCGAGATCGCCGAGACGCTGGTGCGCAGCGGCGCGGTCGATCTCGTGGTCGTCGACTCGGTCGCCGCGCTCGTGCCCAAGGCGGAGATCGAGGGCGAGATGGGCGATCAGCACGTCGGTCTGCAGGCGCGCCTGATGAGCCAGGCGCTCCGCAAGCTCACCGGCATCACGCACCGCACGGGCGCGACGATCATGTTCATCAACCAGCTGCGCATGAAGATCGGCGTGACCTTCGGCTCGCCCGAGACCACGACCGGCGGCAACGCGCTGAAGTACTACGCGAGCGTGCGCCTCGACGTGCGGCGCATCGGCCAGGTGAAGGTCGGCGAGGACATCACCGGCCACCGCACCAAGGTGAAGGTCGTGAAGAACAAGCTCGCGCCGCCGTTCCAGGTCGCCGAGTTCGACATCCGCTACGGCGTGGGCATCGACGCGACCGCGGACCTGCTCGACCTCGCGGTCACGCACGGCCTCGTCGAGAAGAACGGCGCGTACTTCTCGTTCGGCGGCCAGAGCCTCGGCCAGGGCCGCGAGAAGGCGCGCATCGCGCTCTGCGAGGACGCCGCGCTGCGCGCGACGATCGCGAACGCGGTGCACGCCGCGCTCGCGGGCGCGCCCAAGGGCGCGGGCACGCCCGACCTCGAAGAGGCCGTCGCGTGA
- a CDS encoding YifB family Mg chelatase-like AAA ATPase — protein sequence MLSRVHAGCLVGIEARPVEVEVHLGKGLPGFDLVGLPEAAVRESRVRVRAALATSGFELPPRHVVLNLAPADLRKRGASFDLAIAIAVLSASGLCAPNLLDETLMVGELSLAGELRMVRGILPLLQLARALGLSRAIIPAGHAADARLVPGLEVRAARSLGDVVAFLGATGDLPRVDGSPAPRATRDPDEPDLAEVRGQDGARRALEIAAAGHHDVLLIGPPGAGKTMLARRLPGLLPAPSDDERAEIATIASAAGLDGFDGGARRPFRAPHHTASAASLIGGGDPVRPGEVTLAHGGVLFLDELPEFARPAIESLRTTMESGVAVVARARERVSMPARPLVVAAMNPCPCGFSGEPTRICSCTPSRVEQYRSRVSGPLLDRFDLHVALPPVRLSELGDAAPGEASAVVRARVIAARQRAIASGDVLGVKPANPSRLLDRDLATLTPDARTLLDLAGERLGLSMRGFSRALRVARTIAHLAAAARVEAPHVAEALQYRLLDRRVAGAPAVRAS from the coding sequence ATGCTCTCGCGCGTCCACGCTGGTTGCCTCGTCGGCATCGAGGCCCGTCCCGTCGAGGTCGAGGTCCACCTCGGAAAAGGGCTACCGGGGTTCGATCTCGTCGGTCTCCCGGAAGCGGCGGTCCGCGAGAGCCGCGTGCGAGTGCGCGCCGCGCTCGCGACGAGCGGGTTCGAGCTGCCGCCGCGGCACGTGGTGCTGAACCTCGCGCCGGCCGATCTGCGCAAGCGCGGTGCGAGCTTCGATCTCGCGATCGCGATCGCGGTGCTGAGCGCGAGCGGGCTCTGCGCGCCGAACCTCCTCGACGAGACGCTGATGGTCGGCGAGCTCTCGCTCGCGGGCGAGCTGCGCATGGTGCGAGGGATCTTGCCGCTCCTGCAGCTCGCGCGTGCGCTCGGGCTCTCGCGCGCGATCATCCCTGCAGGGCACGCGGCCGATGCGCGGCTCGTGCCCGGGCTCGAGGTGCGTGCCGCGCGATCGCTCGGCGACGTCGTCGCGTTCCTCGGCGCGACCGGCGATCTGCCGCGCGTCGACGGCTCGCCCGCGCCGCGCGCGACGCGCGATCCCGACGAGCCCGATCTCGCCGAGGTGCGCGGTCAGGACGGTGCGCGCCGCGCGCTGGAGATCGCGGCGGCGGGTCATCACGACGTGCTGCTCATCGGTCCGCCCGGCGCGGGCAAGACGATGCTCGCGCGTCGCTTGCCCGGTCTGCTGCCGGCGCCGAGCGACGACGAGCGCGCGGAGATCGCGACGATCGCGAGCGCGGCGGGGCTCGATGGGTTCGACGGAGGTGCGCGCCGTCCGTTCCGCGCGCCGCACCACACCGCGAGCGCAGCGTCGTTGATCGGCGGCGGCGATCCGGTGCGTCCCGGCGAGGTCACGCTGGCGCACGGCGGCGTGCTGTTCCTCGACGAGCTCCCGGAGTTCGCGCGGCCCGCGATCGAGTCGCTGCGCACGACGATGGAGTCCGGCGTCGCGGTCGTGGCGCGCGCGAGAGAGCGCGTGAGCATGCCGGCGCGTCCGCTGGTCGTCGCGGCGATGAACCCGTGCCCGTGCGGCTTCTCGGGCGAGCCCACGCGCATCTGCTCGTGCACCCCGAGCCGCGTCGAGCAGTACCGCTCGCGCGTCAGTGGTCCGCTGCTCGATCGCTTCGATCTCCACGTCGCGCTGCCGCCGGTGCGGCTCTCCGAGCTCGGCGATGCGGCGCCCGGCGAGGCGAGCGCGGTGGTGCGAGCCCGGGTGATCGCCGCGCGCCAGCGTGCGATCGCGAGCGGGGACGTGCTCGGCGTGAAGCCCGCGAACCCGTCGCGCCTGCTCGACCGCGATCTCGCCACGCTGACGCCCGATGCGCGCACGCTGCTCGATCTCGCGGGCGAGCGCCTCGGGCTGAGCATGCGCGGCTTCTCGCGCGCGCTGCGCGTCGCGCGGACGATCGCGCACCTCGCGGCGGCCGCTCGCGTCGAGGCACCGCACGTCGCGGAAGCGCTCCAGTACCGGCTGCTCGATCGCCGCGTCGCAGGCGCGCCGGCAGTGCGAGCGAGCTGA